From Candidatus Sericytochromatia bacterium, one genomic window encodes:
- a CDS encoding ADP-ribosylglycohydrolase family protein has product MTHPLTLRDRARGSLLGLACGDSLGAQVEFLARDSFPPVTDLLGGGPHALRPGDWTDDTSLAACLAESLVACRGHDPLDQLTRYQAWRRQGHLSSKGHCFDIGGATGRALDAFARTGAPYRTSDGQDGGNGSLMRLAPVALAWWDDAPTAIAQAASQSRTTHAHPAAVDACRVMALLLVQALQGASKAALLAAPRDVFAGLATPLHPDVQPTVEAAYLGWERGDVRSGGYAADSLAAACWCFARTETFEACVLMAANLGQDADTTAAIAGALAGAHYGERAIPKDWRFHLWGHDWLTWHAEALGARGAEAWSVPGKPCPPLPNPARSGAQTQHRVDGMILGGAALVDRVTEVWLTAVMQADEWGSEVPYID; this is encoded by the coding sequence CGGCCTCGCCTGTGGCGATTCCCTCGGGGCCCAGGTCGAATTCCTGGCCCGCGACAGTTTTCCGCCCGTCACCGATCTGCTCGGCGGGGGCCCGCACGCCCTGCGGCCCGGCGACTGGACCGACGACACCAGCCTGGCCGCTTGCCTGGCGGAAAGCCTGGTCGCGTGTCGCGGGCATGATCCGCTGGACCAGCTGACGCGCTATCAGGCCTGGCGGCGACAGGGGCACCTCAGCAGCAAGGGCCACTGCTTCGACATCGGCGGCGCCACCGGCCGGGCGCTCGACGCCTTCGCCCGGACCGGCGCCCCTTACCGCACCAGCGATGGGCAGGATGGCGGCAACGGCTCGCTGATGCGCCTCGCGCCGGTGGCCCTGGCCTGGTGGGACGACGCCCCCACGGCGATCGCCCAAGCCGCCTCGCAGAGCCGCACCACCCACGCCCACCCGGCCGCCGTGGACGCCTGTCGGGTCATGGCCCTGCTGCTGGTCCAGGCCTTGCAAGGCGCCTCCAAGGCGGCGCTGCTGGCTGCTCCTCGTGACGTCTTCGCCGGGCTGGCCACGCCCCTGCACCCGGACGTTCAGCCCACGGTCGAGGCCGCTTACCTCGGCTGGGAGCGGGGCGACGTGCGTTCGGGCGGATACGCGGCGGACAGTCTGGCGGCTGCTTGCTGGTGCTTCGCCCGGACAGAGACGTTCGAAGCTTGCGTGCTGATGGCGGCCAACCTGGGGCAAGACGCCGACACGACGGCGGCGATCGCCGGTGCCCTGGCCGGCGCCCACTACGGTGAACGCGCCATTCCGAAGGACTGGCGCTTTCACCTGTGGGGCCACGACTGGCTGACCTGGCACGCCGAGGCACTCGGCGCGCGCGGGGCCGAGGCGTGGTCGGTGCCGGGCAAACCCTGTCCGCCCCTGCCCAACCCCGCGCGTTCAGGGGCTCAGACCCAGCATCGGGTGGATGGGATGATCCTCGGTGGCGCTGCGTTGGTGGATCGGGTCACGGAAGTCTGGCTCACGGCCGTGATGCAGGCCGATGAGTGGGGGAGTGAGGTGCCCTACATCGACC